GAGTTGCTTATTACAAGCCAATTTCCAAACTGTAACAGAGCAAGTACATCCAGCTGAAGACAACACCCTGCGAAGAGCGCAGAGGAACTGCAGACTGGATATTGCGTACCCAGGGCCTGGCCAGCCAAAAAACATCCTGCACCCATACAGGAACATGTAAGAAATCTAACGAAGGCACAGCTGCGCTGAAGATGCAGTTTGTGCCAAAGCCAGTTTTCTCTTCATCCAAATTAGAACTTTGCACTTTGCTGAACCAGTTTGACCAAAAGTCTCTTGGAAAAAAGTCAGCGGTTTAACTGAAAAGCATGCAAAGATTTGGCAAGATACTTCAGCTTTATTATGGCAACGGTACATCTGCCTCAATTTTGAAGTTATGTGCTTCCTGTTGTCTTGGGGATACTAACAAACCTTTAGAAGTAGAATTTTAAGAATCACGATGAGATTCCTTTACTAAATTCCAGAGTCTTCTACAGAGACTGAAGCGCTCTAGCCCTTGCTTCCACTGCACTCAGTTCAGAAAGACTGTGTAACGCTCCGAGGTTTTACTGCAGTTAAGACACAGAAGgtgagcagaaaaagagaaaagatccaaccaaagcaaacaaagaacATGAAAATAAGTAATAGCAGTTCAGGATTATCCAAGCACATCCAAGCAGTACAGATATGTTGAGTTCCTGCAGAGCAAGCACATagctgaagaaggaaaggaaaacaaacgaGAGAATATAGCCGTTACAGACAGAACAAACATACTGGTGTCACCGAACAATAATCCTTCAAAGATACTGAATTCTTTTTGAACTTCTGTGGGGATGCTGTGGGGAAATCGTGTTAAAGGTTAGTAAAACAGCTGCATCATTATGCAAGCCAGATCTGATTATCCATTAACTGCTTGTCTCCATTTACCAATTCAAAGTGAGACTTAATTATATTCTGGAATCCCCATTTATTACAGCTGACATTTCTTACAGCCCATAATGTTTTACTTGGGTTATTTATCTAGTAATTAATAGTAATCTTCTGGACTAGTGTCCTGGTTACCCAATTCCACTTCAACTGACTGATCCAAATCTTCAACCCCATTGTTGAAAAGCTAGCAACCATACAGTCCTGCCATGTCGTTTGGTGCTGACGTAGCAGCATGCCTTTACCACATCGCTCTGGGAATGCACCAGTACGCTCTCCCAGCAGACATCCTAGAAACATCCTTAACCCAAAGTGCAGAAATTCAAAACCACCAAGCAGGACAGGTACAAACACCATCCTGTTGGAAGTCACTGGAAATACCTGCTGGTTTCTCTCTCGGCTTTGTGCTCGAAATAAAAACTGAGCAAAATGCTGTAATGGTGGGTCAGATTACCTGACAAGCATCAAAGCCTCCTTctaaacagaatttgtttttgAAATTTAGCTATTGAATGTCTTACTATATATATTAGAAAACATTTAGATATAAGTGTTTAATCTTGAAAGATCTACAACAGTTAATCagttccccaggaaaaaaaaaaaaaaaaaaaaaaaaaatctgtttctgctgGCAATTAGAAAAATCTGTGTACAAGACTTGCGGGAAACCCAACACTTGATTCTTTGTTTATGCTTTTTCAAGGTTACATGTCTTTTTTGTTCACACTGTTTCTTCTTCCCAATATAAAGCTTTCTTGGTTTACTCAATGCATCACAGAATGCACTAAAATACCGTAACTGTTACCTGGTGTTTGTGCTATCCAATCTAGAAACCACCTTTAAAGAAGAAAGCACCacagaagtagatttttttaaggCTTAGATCAGTTAAAACCAAACCCGCAGCTGAATTTTGCTCTACTCCTCAGAAACAATAAATTTGAGTATTTGCTTTGCAACTTCTGAACATACTCAAGTAACATTTATCCTTTCTGATCCCACCAGGACTATATATAGTTTTTTCTATAAACTTAACATTAACCCAAAGAACACAGAGACGTAGCATTGAACTTTTGTTTTAATGGTCTCAAATTCTGTGACAGATTTTTGGTcaagtttccattttaaaaaatttatcgATTTTAAAGACTAATAACTTAAACTGCCACGAAACAAATGGTCCACAAACATTCCTTTCCTTCTGAAGCTTTTACGATGCATTGTAATCATTAACCAGTCTTTTACTATTAAACTTAAATGGCCAATTGAGACAAACAGTTCTGAGACCGTTCTTCCACCACTGATTAAGACTGAGGTGGCAGCTGATGTACAGAATTTTCATTTAGCCTTCTGGGCCTTCTGGGCAGACTTTGTGACCTTGCCAGCTCCACCAGCCTTCTTGTCGACTGCCTTGATGACACCAACAGCAACCGTCTGTCTCATGTCACGCACAGCAAAACGACCTGAAAGCAAAAACAGGTTTTATGACTTTTGTCTAGGGCTACGTACCCACAGCATTATCCGCACAGCGGCAACACGCAACGTGGGGCAAGTGAGCAAATACCGCTCCATGACAGTAAACTGCATGAGGCTGCGACAGAGAGACATAAGTATCTAGAGAGCACCCCTGTACTGCTGACATTTTGGTTCCGCTTCGAAGTTTCTATTGAAGTCACAGCTTTCAACAGCATTTTACAGAACGCACTACATCCCGATACTAGAAATCAAGGAGCGCCTTTTCCAGAGATCAGGATCAACACATTTTTAGCAGATGTCTTACCCAGAGGAGGATAATCAGAGAAGCTCTCAACACACATGGGTTTGCCAGGGATCATATCAACGATGGCAGCATCTCCAGATTTCAGGAATTTGGGGCCATCCTCCAGCTTCTTGCCGGAACGACGATCAATCTTCTCTTTGAGCTCAGCGAATTTGCACGCAATGTGAGCAGTATGGCAATCCAGCACAGGGGCATAACCAGCGCTAATTTGGCCAGGGTGGTTCAGGATAATAACCTAGAAAACCAAGAAAGCCAAGTTAATACCAGGGTAATTTCAAATACTAATGTGTTTTACAAAGCCAGGGCTTTCACGTCATTTGCTTCAAGCAAACACATCTCAGAACAATAAAGTCTATGTCACTTTATATCTTGGCCTACTAGtaagaaagaacaggacactaGGTATTTCACAATCCAGAGCTACATTTCAAACATCTTTAGACAGCTGCAAAAATTACCTGTGCAGTGAAGCCAGCAGCTTCCATTGGAGGGTCGTTCTTGCTGTCACCAGCAACGTTGCCACGGCGAACATCTTTCACAGACACGTTCTTAACATTGAAGCCAACGTTATCACCAGGCAGAGCTTCGCTCAGGGCTTCGTGGTGCATCTCAACAGATTTTACTTCAGTTGTAACGTTGACAGGGGCAAATGTAACCACCATGCCTGGCTTCAAAACACCAGTTTCCACACGCCCAACTGGTACAGTACCAATGCctgcaaaagagaagaaacattaGTAATTCAGCTCAATAAATACATGCCCTTATGGGAGAAAACATTTGAGACAATATTCTGGATTTTTCCACTTGAAACTCAGGCAAACAACTGCATTTCCGTCCCATACATTAGCTGTTGCTGGCAAGTGAGCAACATTATAGAGAACACATACCGCCAATTTTGTAGACATCTTGAAGAGGCAGACGCAGAGGTTTGTCAGTTGGACGAGTTGGTGGCAAGATACAGTCCAAAGCTTCAAGAAGGGTGGTTCCACTGGCATTGCCATCCTTCCGGGTAACCTTCCATCCCTTGAACCAGGGcatctataagaaaaaaaaagcccaggcaTCAACTGTCTGCCAGTTTTAATGGCACGAGGCTAGAAAAGACCAAGTGGTGTATCTTAGTATCATCCTGGTGTACTATTGCACATAAGAATTTCTGAAGTGCTGGGATTTGATTTTTGACCTCGGCACTTCCAAACATAACTACTAAAAAATATGTGTTTCCTACTATATTGCATAGTTTATCTCAATAATCCTCCTAATTTAATGTCTTAATATAAACAAATGTCAAACCTACGTTAGAGCTTGGCTCCAACATGTTGTCTCCATTCCAACCAGAAATTGGCACAAAAGCTACAGTGTCTGGGTTGTAGCCAATTTTCTTGATGTAAGTGCTGACTTCTTTGACAATCTCTTCATATCTCTTCTGGCTGTAAGGTGGCTCGGTGGAATCCATCTTGTTGACACCAACAATCAGCTGTTTTACACCCAGGGTGTAGGCCAGAAGGGCATGCTCACGGGTCTGCCCGTTCTTGGAAATACCAGCCTCGAACTCACCAACACCAGCAGCAACAATCAGGACAGCACAATCggcctttgaaaagaaaaaaaacctccctcATTACGATGTTTGCACACGTATCAAGGTATTAGGGGAACACCCCCAACCAACCAAGGAACAACCTGCCTGAACTCCCAAAATCCTTAGTTCTCCTGTCGTACCTGGGAAGTTCCAGTAATCATGTTCTTAATGAAATCTCTGTGTCCAGGAGCATCAATGATGGTGACGTAGTATTTGCTTGTTTCAAATTTCCACAGGGAAATATCAATAGTAATACCACGCTCACGTTCAGCTTTCAGCTTGTCCAAGACCCAGGCATATTTGAAGGAACCTTTGCCCatctacagattaaaaaaaaaaaaaaaaacaaaacaaaacaccctgtgtttttttccccttttttttaaaatatatatttgcatttacttCAGAAAGATCACACACTGGCTAAAGAGCAAAATCTAAGAATAGTAAGTGGTTTAACACTGGAAAATGTTGCTGCTTGTAAAACAAGCAACAAGATACACTTGGCACTACTAGTGAGAGATGCCAactgttttctgttatttaacCTGTTGATAGTTTAGATCTCTTGACAACTTGTTAATTGCACTAACACATCTTTACGATAGATCTCTTGAGCCTAAGCCCTACTATCAAGTGTCCTCTACAAATTTGAGTTGTCTTACTAATGCAATCCCTGAGATAATCAACATTTTAACTGCCACTGAGCCTAATGGTCACTACATTTCATTCTGTGATGTGCTTATTAAGACCTATGCTgttattacacagaaaaaaaaagaaaaaaagtatgatCAATAAGACTTTCTCCAGGTTCAAACACCAAAATGCATACCTTTCTCAGTTTCAGAAGTAAACTTTATCAGAgcaatttctttaattttattctcGACTACACGTATGCAAAGACTGAAGCTTAAACTCCACTTAAATTAGGATTCCAGATATAATTATGCAGGTGTAGCTTTAGACTACCTCTTTTCCCTCATTCTACACTTCACAATTTGAGCCTCGCCAACTAACATAATGGCGGATTCAACACTTTAGCACTTGTTCAACTACGGGGACAACTGCAACCTAACTGCCGCCCTGTGGCCACTCAACACTTACGCACTCGTACAGCTACTGGGACAGTTGCAACCTAACCGCCTCCCTGTGGCCACAGAACAGTCTGCAACTCAGTTTTGTAACTAAATCTCTTTATTCATCCCTGCACCACCACAATTTTGCTGGGATGTCACAGGCCCACACACCTCAGCAGCTTCCTTCTCGAACTTCTCGATGGTCCTCTTGTCGATACCACCACATTTGTAGATGAGGTGGCCGGTGGTGGTGGACTTGCCAGAATCGACGTGGCCGATGACGACGATGTTGATGTGGGtcttctcctttcccattttGGATGTTAGTCAAGTTCTTTCTTTCGGCAAAAGAGAATCGACACCTGGAAGTTCCCCACAAAAACACCAGTTACGCCTCCAGTGCGGACGCCCTCCCCAGGGCCGCCGGCGGGGACCCGGCCGAGGGGGCAGCAGCAGGCCTCCGCGGGCAGCGATGGCGGTCCCGCGTGCAGGGCGGCCCGGGTAGGCCCGGCCGGGATggaggccccggccccgccccgccgggggaggggaggggcggtgCAGGCGGGCGCCGGCCGGGGGCCCCCGCCGAGCGCCCCTCGCGttgccccctccccgcgccgccgccgggctcgaGTTACCCccggcggccggggagcggggcggcggcgcggcggggctgaCGGGGAGCGCGGAGGGCGGGGCCGGCCCGCTCCTTTGTGTGACTCACCCCGCCCGGGCCGCCGCGTCCTCCATTTTGTGGAGCTCGCGGCAGGCAGGAAAGGCGAGCGGCCATTTTTTTACTCGTGCCCCGTACCCCCTCCCCCACCGCGGCCCAGGCGGCGGCCGACGGGCCCCACCGCCGCCCGCCACGCACCGCGCGTCCCGGCGCGACGGCCCCAGCGCCACCCGCGCGGCAAGGGGGAGGCGGCCGGGCGCCTCGTGCCCCACGCCGGCACGGTCACGCCGCTCCCCGGGCCCCAGCCCAGGGAGGAGATCGAGCGGGACCATGCGTCGCCATCTCCCCGCGTGCACTCTCCCGCCTGCCCGGCTGCCCTGCTAGCgtcccctgcccctcctcccccggcccgCAGCGCACCGCTCCGCGGTGGCGGCCACGCCCGAGCTCAGCGCTCGCCAGGCCCCCAAGGCGCACAGGCCCCCGGCCCGGCCTtgcccctcccccggccccggccccggcctgcCCCGCGCGGGCGCAGCTCACCTTCACGGCGGCGGCACACCCGTAGCGAAAAAGACCGACGGCGTGAACACCGCCCCTTATATACCCTGGGCGGGCGGGGCCTAAGGGACACGTCACCActcccggcggccccgcggccccgcccccgtaGCCCCGCCCGGGCGGCCGCGCGGGCAAAGggcgctccccgcccccgccgcggggctgtcCCGGTGGGGCTGGCGCGTCCCTGCGGCCGACACGGCTCCGGGCCCGCGGGGCCTGTCCTGCTCCCGCCGGTGCGGGGAGCCCGCGCGGCCTTCCCCGGGGAGCGGACAGCGGCCGCCCGCGGGTAGTGGGGCTGGGCCGCCGGCTCCTCCAGCCCTCCGGGCCTGCGGTgtgctgtggcggcggcggcgccggtggggcggtgccgggccgcgcggggggagcgggggaaggagagagatgaCCCCCTCCAGCGGAGGGATCGAAAGCGGACGGGGTGAACCGAGGGAAGCAGGCTCCCTTCTCTGAGGCGAGGCGGAGCAGCACCAAACGGCACAGGGCAAGCCCCGGGTGCTCGGTCAGGCCgagtcccggccccggccccccctgcaGAGGACGGGCGCCGCACCGGACCTGGAGACGGTGGGGACGAGAAAGCGTCATGCGTTGCATCATGGCCCGGTCCGGGGCGATGCAGCAGCTAAAGAAAGTCCCTGGGGAATAGCCCCAGGCCAATTAATTATGTTTCTTATTAGGGACATCAATCAGTGAGGTTAGAAGCGTTCAGTTCGTTACGCTGACTAGCCTACATTTGTTACTTGCTTCAGATTATGGAATGCAGGAACCCCCCCAACTCGTCATGTTGCAAGTCTGCCAGaaaaggaggtggggaaggagggagagagcaggaATTTCGGGAAGCTTAATACAACAGAACAAGAAACAGCATcgtttggcttaaaaaaaaaagcaagctttttctttctttcttgtaccATTAGAGAACAAAAGTTGACCTGGCTCTGAAAACTTTGacacaaaaatacaaatcaaaGCAGACACACCTTAAGCAAATATCTATTAAAGAGAATCACTTAAGCATTCAGGATATGTGACTTCTGTGTAAGAAACCCAAACTGCAAGAAGTGCCCCCATATTGTATTTTCACACGAGAAAACTGACAGCCCTAGggcaattatttttgaaatggcAATGAGGAGTCACAAAACAGCTCACAATATCAGAAATAAAAGCCCTCGTGATTCCAGTAGATTGTTCTCTGGTTTAGTCACCCCTAACTGACGTAAGAAAAGTCATTAAATATTCAACATCTCCTATACCTATTCAAGTGAAATTAAGCTGAGAAGCTGAACAATTATctgtgtttgttcttttaaaatgatcTGCAAAGGGAACAAAGCGacatgctctgttttcttcttcaggtacaTTATATGCCTGTGTTAGAAACAGTTACATATATGCAACTGTAATCCCATTCATTTGTTGCTATGCTCTTCAGATTGCAGTTGTAAAGCATGTAAATAGCTTTCATGTAAAGCATGGAAATAGCTTCTTgttcaaaaacaaataaaaaagaacaaaaacaggaTAAGAAACCCCCACCTCATGCATCTACACTTTCACGTGACTCCAAGTTTCTCTAGCTGAGATACACCCAGCATCAAATTCACTACAGTAAAGAGCTGTAAATTTAGTATTTCATGGATTGATACGGAACTGAAGTGTTTCCACAATATTTGGTATTTTCccgcaaaattaaaaaaaaaaagaaaaaagggtgcattttgtaaaaaaaaggtaatttgagAGATGTCACGTTAGAGAAGATGCTGGGTTTAGAATACACCTTTTACACAAAAATCCGGTTTCAGAGTAAAACCTGCAAAAAGGTTCAGATATTGTTAAACACACACACtaattttttaagaaaggaataAAGTCATCaagttctttctcttcccctcctatGTTTGTAGGCAGAGATTAATGGTGGAAGTAGGGGGAAGCTAGAGGTGGTTCAGCTTTCCTCAAAACTAACATTTAGGGGCAGTTATTACTGAAGACAGTGCACGTGAAGACACAGTAATGGAAGGGTAGGAAAGGGAGGTGGATCACTTTCTGGAGATGGAAATGCATTATCATAAAGTGATTTAGTGGCTCAGGTTGAGGACCAAAGGGTAGTATTTGGTAAGAAAGCTAAGCAGCACTTTTCAGGTCTCCTATAAAGCAAAGACTGTTTGCTAACACAGCTAAAAAGCTTTATTATTCAGGATGGTCTGAAGTTAGCttctaaaatgtgtatttcagtAGGGGGTATTTTTAATGGATTGATCTGTCAAAGTATCCATTCTCATAAAAAGGTAGTTTAACACTTTCCAAATGCAGTCAATGACTTGTGCCTcaacagggagaggagaaaggaaatgtgTTACTGATTTCTTACATGTCCCATACTAAactgtacatttctttttttaagcgactttttttttttagaagactaTTTCATAAATAAAGGCATTTAGAACCATATATTTCTTAAGATGGCAATTTCTGTGGTATGTACATAGCtgaaagctatgaaagctgaatttGTTGGACAAACTTTTAACCACAGTCCTAGTTCAAGCCTAcaacagttgtttttttcccctccatttcttTAATTgagttttcaaaagaattttattatttcctctttAATCTGTCCAATACATGCTTTTATTCTCTCAACAACTAGTATATCTCTCATTGTCCATTCTATTAGCGGAACATTCCTATTATCAATCTCACAAATATTTATACAGCTGGGGAGCTTCAGATATATGAGTAGCCTCACATAATTCAGTGGAAATGCATTCTGAAGAATCCTCTCAGCTAACACAGATAGGCATTCACTGGACTAAATCCTGTATGCAAATAGCCTGTTAAAAATTTTAGATTTTGTTCATTTGGCAAAACTAATCTCTTTGATTAGGAAGAAACGGAGATAAGAGATTTCAAGAAGTCAAGGTCTTTCGGGCTTTGGAATAGTGCTCATGAAATCCAGACTGACTTCAGAAATATGAGgactttgtggggaaaaaatactcATTCTCCCTTGACCATTGGTGAGCATATGCTAAACTGAAATGACCTATGTCCATAAATGCCTCCAGTGTAAGAACACATAGAAGGGTTCTCTAAAGCATTTGTATTGTAGGAACCTATAGAATAGCCACCatttaaaaaaggttttgaatcTCAGATCAAATGATATTAAAATGAAAGTTATGCTGTTAGGATATCTAAGCCAAATATTCTaacttttaaaactaaatgttAACTGGATCTTGAGATCACAGAAGCTACTGCGGCATTACTTTCATTTTAGCATGTGGCTCCAGCGCATACAGAATGTACTATAAGCTTA
The genomic region above belongs to Calonectris borealis chromosome 3, bCalBor7.hap1.2, whole genome shotgun sequence and contains:
- the EEF1A1 gene encoding elongation factor 1-alpha 1; this translates as MGKEKTHINIVVIGHVDSGKSTTTGHLIYKCGGIDKRTIEKFEKEAAEMGKGSFKYAWVLDKLKAERERGITIDISLWKFETSKYYVTIIDAPGHRDFIKNMITGTSQADCAVLIVAAGVGEFEAGISKNGQTREHALLAYTLGVKQLIVGVNKMDSTEPPYSQKRYEEIVKEVSTYIKKIGYNPDTVAFVPISGWNGDNMLEPSSNMPWFKGWKVTRKDGNASGTTLLEALDCILPPTRPTDKPLRLPLQDVYKIGGIGTVPVGRVETGVLKPGMVVTFAPVNVTTEVKSVEMHHEALSEALPGDNVGFNVKNVSVKDVRRGNVAGDSKNDPPMEAAGFTAQVIILNHPGQISAGYAPVLDCHTAHIACKFAELKEKIDRRSGKKLEDGPKFLKSGDAAIVDMIPGKPMCVESFSDYPPLGRFAVRDMRQTVAVGVIKAVDKKAGGAGKVTKSAQKAQKAK